The following proteins are encoded in a genomic region of Clarias gariepinus isolate MV-2021 ecotype Netherlands chromosome 12, CGAR_prim_01v2, whole genome shotgun sequence:
- the def6c gene encoding differentially expressed in FDCP 6 homolog, producing MDLKSELLKSIWYAFTSLEAERSGKVSKSQLKVLSHNLYTALNIPHDPVALEEHFKDNDNGPVSDHGYMPYLNKYILAKATEGTFDKETFDELCWMMTAKKNFKPSVLHGVCSQRDCFKLFCLFNLLSEDRYPLVIIQPELDYLLKKISTAMSQEWDGKALEDLLSQDPLLQDGLSVWMFLEHMSAGHLMRVDSTEAFSLALDDIFMEIYHNVLKKGYMLKKGQVRRNWHERWFVLKPGSLAYYISEDQKEKKGEVQLDGSCVVETMPDKEGRRCLFCVKTPGRTYEMSAPDQKQRVEWIQAIQTALRLKTEGKSSMHYELKLRRRELRENSQKNESQSCQSGQRSLSQGSQNGQRSLSQGSQSEHGTEVEEHSSVIQHEEPDSEEPQEEIIDIIQQHLELEVQRKKDDAWEKEKQKERQQELERQLEEANKARENMVAALAKMERLVQEQKKRLQELELTQQKLEEALNTQIQARLEEEKVRQELESVLEEERRKLSELMFHQRQLKTPDIAETAQPKTHQPQKDEDNMHPPESSSSQLPPWSSHVLTEPAEIHEYNVEKVSENLSRGPHMRQWNVQLNRLMKPITPADKMERLTVRSNYHKHGEALTSTEFILKYQSTVTETESTNSQLRKGEEDVGTHEPISASQVEELQTNRKQIEQGKDFA from the exons ATGGATCTAAAATCCGAGCTGCTCAAGTCCATCTGGTACGCGTTCACCTCGCTGGAGGCTGAGCGCAGCGGCAAAGTGTCCAAGTCCCAGCTGAAG GTGCTGTCTCACAATTTATACACAGCTCTGAACATCCCTCATGACCCTGTTGCTTTAGAGGAGCATTTCAAGGATAATGACAATGGACCTGTCTCTGATCATGGCTATATGCCTTACCTTAACAAATACATTCTGGCAAAG GCTACTGAGGGGACATTTGACAAAGAGACATTTGATGAGCTTTGCTGGATGATGACTGCTAAGAAGAACTTCAAGCCCAGTGTTCTTCATGGGGTGTGTTCCCAAAGAGACTGCTTCAAGCTCTTCTGTCTGTTTAACCTGCTTTCTGAGGACCGTTATCCTCTTGTCATCATCCAGCCTGAG CTGGATTACCTACTGAAGAAGATCTCCACTGCAATGAGCCAGGAGTGGGATGGGAAGGCACTGGAGGATCTGTTATCCCAAGATCCTTTATTGCAAGATGGCCTATCTGTGTGGATGTTTTTGGAGCATATGAGTGCAGGGCACCTTATGAGGGTTGACAGTACGGAGGCCTTTAGCCTGGCACTGGATGACATCTTTATGGAGATTTACCACAATGTACTGAAGAAG GGTTACATGCTGAAAAAGGGGCAGGTACGTAGAAATTGGCATGAGCGCTGGTTTGTGCTTAAGCCAGGCAGCTTGGCCTACTACATTAGTGAGGaccagaaagagaaaaagggagaggTCCAGCTGGATGGAAGCTGTGTGGTAGAG ACCATGCCTGATAAAGAAGGAAGAcgctgtttgttttgtgtgaagaCTCCTGGCAGGACATATGAGATGAGTGCTCCCGATCAGAAACAGAGAGTGGAGTGGATTCAAG CTATCCAGACAGCACTCCGGCTGAAGACAGAAGGAAAAAGCTCGATGCATTATGAACTAAAGCTGCGCAGACGAGAGCTACGGGAAAACAGTCAGAAAAATGAGAGCCAGAGCTGCCAAAGTGGTCAGAGAAGCTTGAGCCAGGGCAGCCAAAATGGTCAGAGAAGCCTGAGCCAGGGCAGCCAGAGTGAACATGGTACTGAAGTCGAGGAGCACAGCTCTGTGATTCAACATGAAGAACCAGACAGTGAGGAACCACAGGAGGAAATCATAGACATCATTCAG cAACACCTGGAATTGGAGGTACAGCGCAAAAAGGATGATGCATGGGAGAAAGAGAAGCAGAAGGAGAGGCAGCAGGAGCTGGAAAGACAGCTGGAGGAAGCAAACAAG GCCAGAGAGAACATGGTGGCTGCACTGGCTAAAATGGAAAGGTTGGTGCAAGAGCAAAAGAAGAGGTTACAAGAGCTAGAACTTACACAGCAAAAACTGGAGGAGGCACTCAACACACAGATCCAGGCCCGCTTAGAGGAGGAGAAGGTTCGACAAGAGCTTGAAAG TGTACTGGAGGAAGAAAGAAGGAAACTGTCTGAGTTGATGTTTCATCAGAGACAATTAAAGACTCCTGATATTGCAGAAACAGCGCAGCCGAAAACCCATCAGCCGCAAAAAGACGAGGATAACATGCATCCCCCTGAATCCTCTAGCTCCCAACTACCACCGTGGTCCTCCCACGTTCTTACAGAACCAGCGGAGATACATGAGTACAATGTGGAG AAAGTATCTGAGAATCTTTCTAGAGGCCCACATATGAGACAATGGAACGTCCAGCTCAACCGCCTTATGAAGCCGATCACACCAGCAG ACAAGATGGAGCGTCTGACAGTGAGGTCCAACTATCACAAACATGGCGAGGCTCTCACCAGCACGGAGTTCATTCTGAAGTACCAATCAACTGTCACTGAAACAGAATCCACCAACAGCCAGTTACGAAAGGGAGAAGAGGATGTGGGCACACATGAACCAATCAGTGCATCTCAGGTTGAGGAActgcaaacaaacagaaaacagatTGAGCAGGGCAAAGATTTTGCCTAG
- the atxn10 gene encoding ataxin-10, producing MLSMNSVMDEVLCADTLTVEHLSSLQSVTKALRDEQLRCDVENEVLCSLSALLLRLSENLQEDHEAQTVPTCLQLTAECFRAQRNACVQCPRNQHILRDQGCIQVTLKVLGKLLSLVPGASDHRLEALRCGIQFLGNAAVGNQLCKDDIWACGFPHMFLDLLKVSDEKAVAYACMVIYTCLDTEKTEQLGKDPIKLKVALKISELCRTLPDIDWTVLIVTQHFLKSSELTEKLYTEMDHNERLTLLELVSAHLGEVKEDESVIPLRTAQFFALSFQHHCKAVLSLSSVSSADEQALAVIRLLDILCDMTSGLRKFMALQDHPDLLQTTIELLKEVHFLGKASKNVFSAAQDFSLTSSDKVGTHPALSFKAHLIRLIGNLCHRHTANQNQVRELDGIALILDNCNIDSNNPFISQWAVFAIRNILEHNAENQKLVQGLRRQGVADDSILKELGFCVQERDGNLLLRPLKKEREQREH from the exons ATGCTAAGCATGAACTCCGTGATGGATGAAGTGCTGTGTGCGGACACGCTGACTGTGGAGCATTTGTCCTCTTTACAGAGTGTAACGAAGGCTTTAAGAGATGAGCAGCTCAG GTGTGATGTGGAGAATGAGGTCCTGTGCAGTCTTTCTGCACTCTTATTAAGACTTTCGGAAAATCTACAAGAGGACCATGAGGCACAGACAGTACCAACTTGTCTCCAGCTTACAGCCGAGTGCTTCCGAGCGCAGAGAAATGCCTGTGTGCAGTGTCCTCGCAACCAACACATTCTACG GGATCAGGGTTGTATCCAGGTAACACTAAAGGTTCTAGGAAAGTTGCTTAGCCTTGTACCAGGAGCTTCTGATCATCGTCTTGAAG CACTTCGATGTGGAATTCAGTTTCTCGGCAATGCCGCAGTTGGGAACCAACTATGCAAAGATGACATTTGGGCCTGTGGTTTTCCACACATGTTTTT GGATCTTTTAAAAGTAAGTGATGAGAAGGCTGTGGCATATGCATGCATGGTCATTTACACCTGTCTGGATACAGAGAAGACAGAGCAACTCGGCAAGGATCCTATCAAGCTGAAAGTAGCTCTGAAGATCAGTGAGCTGTGTCGGACCCTGCCTGATATCGACTGGAC AGTATTGATTGTCACACAGCATTTCCTCAAATCCTCTGAGCTGACCGAGAAGCTGTATACAGAGATGGATCATAATGAAAG GCTTACATTACTGGAGCTTGTGTCAGCCCATCTTGGAGAAGTTAAAGAGGATGAAAGTGTGATTCCATTAAGAACAGCTCAGTTTTTCGCATTGTCTTTCCAGCACCACTGCAAGGctgttctctctctcagctCCGTCTCGTCAGCTGATGAGCAG GCCTTGGCAGTGATCAGGCTCCTGGATATTCTCTGTGACATGACATCAGGACTGAGAAAGTTTATGGCTCTGCAGGATCATCCGGACCTTCTCCAAACAACAATTG AGCTCCTGAAGGAAGTGCATTTTCTGGGGAAGGCCAGTAAAAATGTGTTCAGTGCAGCACAGGATTTCTCTCTGACATCATCAGACAAAGTGGGCACACACCCTGCCCTCAGCTTTAAAGCACACCTCATCCGGCTGATTGGAAACCTGTGCCACAGACACACAGCCAACCAGAACCAG GTCAGAGAACTGGACGGCATTGCCCTTATCCTAGACAACTGCAATATAGACAGTAACAATCCCT TCATTAGCCAGTGGGCTGTTTTTGCCATcaggaacattctggaacacaATGCGGAGAACCAGAAACTAGTACAAGGCTTAAGGAGGCAGGGGGTGGCAGATGACTCCATACTCAAGGAGTTGGGCTTCTGTGTGCAGGAGAGAGATGGCAACCTGCTCCTCAGACCTCTcaaaaaggagagagagcaaagagagCACTAA